The sequence GCACACTGACCGTATCAAGTTGGTTGGCTGAGTCCGAAAGGTTACTGTCGGTGGGTGAAGCGGAACGTTAGAACTCCACGCGCTGACGCACCATCAGGGTGGAAGGAATTGATTTTCTGATGAGTAGTTATGCTTGTTGAAAATCTAAACTTAGAATCTGTTGTAAATACTGAAAGAGCTGATCAACGTGCCGTAAGTTAGACCGTAAAAGTTCATTACTAACGAGTAGTTTAAAGCAGCATTCATCAAGGAGATGCCTGTGAATAAAGTTGCTGTGTTTGGTAATGCTGGAGGTGGGAAGTCTACTCTCAGTAAACGTTTAGCAGAAATGACAGGTTTGCCTATGGTCGCTTTAGATCTTCTGAAGTATCAACCTGGCGGTGGCGAAGTTCCCTACGAAGAATATAAAGCTGCTCATGATCAACTCCTCCAGAAAGACCAATGGATCATTGATGGATATGGATCATTAGATACGGTATGGGAACGACTGGAGGTTGCAGATACCTTGGTCTATGTGGATATGCCAGTTCTCCAGCACTATTGGTGGGTAACGAAGCGATTCTTGAAAGGCTTTCTAGTGCCACCAGAAAATTGGCCTAAGAATAGTCCGCTCTTGAAGGGTACGCTAAACAGTTATTATACGGTTTGGCTATGCCATAAGAAGCTGACTCCACAGTATCGAGAGTACGTGCAGAAAGCTAAGGCAAGTAAGCGGGTTTATCATCTTCAGTCCCCTCAGCACGTAAAAGAGTTCTACCAAGCTATCAAAATAGAACGTGCAAAATAAAGGTGATTGGTGGTGTTCAAAAACGCTCAAAGAGCTATGTGC comes from Alkalinema sp. FACHB-956 and encodes:
- a CDS encoding adenylate kinase, with product MNKVAVFGNAGGGKSTLSKRLAEMTGLPMVALDLLKYQPGGGEVPYEEYKAAHDQLLQKDQWIIDGYGSLDTVWERLEVADTLVYVDMPVLQHYWWVTKRFLKGFLVPPENWPKNSPLLKGTLNSYYTVWLCHKKLTPQYREYVQKAKASKRVYHLQSPQHVKEFYQAIKIERAK